The Flavobacteriaceae bacterium 3519-10 genome includes a window with the following:
- a CDS encoding 3-hydroxyacyl-CoA dehydrogenase/Enoyl-CoA hydratase (isoleucine degradation): MGIIISIRHTKIKIKKMKRRIKHVTVLGSGIMGSGIAAHFANIGVEVLLLDIVPFELSEAEQKKGLTLEDKNVRNKIASENLAKLKKSSPALLYSPKFADRISVGNFDDDLKRIKNTDWIIEVVVERLDIKKSVYEKIEQFRTPGTLISSNTSGIPIHHLVEGRSEDFKKHFAGTHFFNPVRYLPLLEVIPTPETDPEIVQFYMDFGAKFLGKTTVLAKDTPAFIANRVGVFSMMNLLHEVKGLGLTVTDIDKLTGPVIGRPKSATFRTADVVGLDTLVMVANGVSASGTEASNSNDVFKLPEYIQTMVDNKWLGSKSQQGFYKKIKNAEGKSEIHGLNLETMEYELQEKTSFPTLELTKNIDKPIDRFKVLIEGKDKAGELYRKSLGALFGYVSHKVPEISDEVYKIDDAMRAGFGWENGPFEIWDAVGVQKGIELAAAAGYEVSDWVKNVDTFYKVNEEGQSTYFDKNSGNYLNTPGKESFIILDNIRKNKTLWSNSGSAIQDLGDGIINFEIRSKMNSLGGEVLDGLNRAIDLAEKEYDGLVIGNQGANFSVGANLAMILMMAIEQDWDDLNMAIAYFQKSMMRVRYSSIPVVVAPHGMTLGGGCEMTMHADRVVAAAETYIGLVETGVGVIPGGGGTKEFAIRTSREFQKDDVKNNRLRDMFMNIAMGKVATSAYEAYDMGILEEHKDIVVVDKNRQIKTAKMLALSLAEHGYTQPIEQKVQVLGKDALGMFLVGTDQMLTGKYISEHDKLIADKLANVLVGGNLSEPTVVTEQYLLNLERETFLQLCGERKTLERIQYMLQKGKPLRN, encoded by the coding sequence ATTGCAGCACACTTTGCCAATATTGGCGTTGAGGTGCTTCTGCTCGATATTGTTCCGTTCGAACTCAGTGAAGCGGAACAGAAAAAAGGCCTCACGCTCGAGGACAAAAACGTGCGCAATAAAATTGCGTCCGAAAACCTAGCAAAACTCAAAAAATCCAGTCCTGCCCTGCTTTACTCACCCAAGTTTGCTGACCGTATTAGTGTCGGAAACTTTGATGATGACCTTAAGCGGATAAAAAATACGGATTGGATTATTGAGGTAGTTGTAGAAAGACTCGACATTAAGAAGTCGGTTTATGAGAAAATTGAACAGTTCCGTACGCCCGGAACTTTGATATCTTCAAATACTTCCGGTATTCCAATCCATCATTTGGTGGAAGGCAGAAGTGAGGATTTTAAGAAACATTTTGCGGGAACCCACTTTTTCAACCCTGTAAGATATCTTCCGCTATTGGAAGTGATCCCCACGCCGGAAACAGATCCTGAAATCGTTCAGTTTTACATGGATTTCGGCGCGAAGTTCCTCGGAAAAACAACTGTACTTGCAAAAGACACGCCTGCATTTATCGCAAACCGCGTGGGTGTATTCTCGATGATGAACCTGCTCCATGAGGTGAAAGGCCTCGGACTGACGGTAACCGATATCGACAAACTGACAGGACCGGTAATTGGCAGGCCAAAATCCGCTACCTTCAGAACCGCGGATGTTGTAGGTCTGGACACGCTTGTGATGGTTGCAAACGGTGTAAGCGCCAGCGGTACCGAAGCTTCCAACTCCAATGATGTATTTAAACTACCGGAATACATCCAGACAATGGTTGATAATAAGTGGTTGGGCTCCAAATCGCAGCAGGGTTTTTACAAAAAAATCAAGAATGCCGAAGGCAAATCTGAAATTCATGGTCTGAATCTGGAAACAATGGAGTACGAACTTCAGGAAAAAACCAGTTTCCCTACGCTTGAGCTTACTAAAAACATTGATAAGCCTATTGACCGTTTCAAAGTTTTAATTGAAGGAAAGGACAAAGCGGGTGAACTGTACAGAAAATCCCTCGGAGCGCTGTTCGGTTACGTTTCGCATAAAGTTCCTGAGATTTCCGATGAAGTTTATAAAATAGACGACGCGATGCGTGCTGGTTTTGGCTGGGAAAACGGTCCGTTTGAAATCTGGGATGCGGTAGGCGTACAGAAAGGGATCGAGCTCGCTGCTGCTGCAGGCTACGAAGTATCTGACTGGGTGAAAAATGTAGACACTTTCTATAAAGTTAATGAAGAAGGTCAATCCACCTATTTCGACAAAAATTCCGGTAACTATCTGAATACTCCCGGAAAAGAATCGTTTATCATCCTCGATAATATCAGGAAAAATAAAACCCTTTGGAGCAATTCAGGTTCAGCTATTCAGGATTTGGGTGACGGCATCATCAACTTTGAGATCCGGTCCAAAATGAATTCATTGGGCGGTGAAGTTTTAGATGGTTTAAACAGAGCTATTGATCTTGCCGAAAAGGAATACGACGGTCTTGTAATCGGTAACCAAGGTGCCAACTTTTCTGTCGGTGCCAATCTTGCCATGATTTTAATGATGGCCATTGAGCAGGACTGGGATGACCTGAATATGGCGATTGCCTATTTCCAGAAATCAATGATGAGAGTACGTTATTCCTCAATCCCTGTCGTTGTCGCGCCTCACGGAATGACTTTAGGCGGTGGTTGCGAAATGACCATGCATGCCGACCGTGTAGTTGCAGCTGCGGAAACCTATATCGGACTGGTTGAAACCGGCGTTGGTGTAATTCCGGGTGGCGGCGGAACAAAAGAGTTTGCCATCAGGACTTCACGCGAATTCCAGAAAGACGATGTAAAAAACAACAGACTTCGTGATATGTTTATGAATATCGCCATGGGTAAAGTGGCCACTTCAGCTTATGAAGCTTATGACATGGGCATTCTGGAAGAGCACAAGGACATCGTGGTTGTGGACAAAAACCGCCAGATTAAAACCGCAAAAATGCTCGCTTTGAGTTTAGCGGAACACGGATATACGCAACCGATCGAACAGAAAGTTCAGGTTTTAGGAAAAGATGCCCTCGGAATGTTCTTAGTAGGAACTGATCAAATGCTTACCGGAAAGTACATTTCTGAACACGACAAACTGATCGCCGATAAACTTGCGAACGTCCTCGTTGGCGGAAACCTCTCAGAACCTACAGTTGTAACAGAACAGTATTTACTCAACCTCGAAAGAGAAACCTTCCTTCAGCTTTGCGGCGAAAGAAAAACGCTGGAAAGAATTCAGTACATGCTGCAGAAAGGAAAACCGCTTCGTAATTAG
- a CDS encoding S23 ribosomal protein produces MKTQRLRDLLIWQKSMVLVKDIYLLTENITASENHGLVSQIRRSAVSIPSNIAEGAGRNNPKEFYQFLGIANGSSYELETQLLLLVELNFKSEIEIQPLLNVLMEIQKMIYKFKTSLMNG; encoded by the coding sequence ATGAAAACACAAAGATTACGGGATTTACTTATTTGGCAAAAGTCAATGGTTTTAGTTAAAGATATTTATTTATTAACTGAAAATATAACGGCTTCAGAGAACCATGGGTTGGTTTCGCAAATTAGAAGATCTGCTGTTTCAATCCCTTCTAATATCGCTGAAGGAGCAGGAAGAAATAATCCTAAAGAATTTTATCAATTTTTAGGAATTGCAAATGGTTCAAGCTATGAATTAGAAACTCAATTGCTTTTATTAGTTGAATTAAATTTCAAAAGCGAGATAGAAATTCAGCCTTTACTAAATGTTTTAATGGAAATTCAAAAGATGATTTACAAATTCAAAACTAGCTTAATGAATGGTTAG